From a single Pleurodeles waltl isolate 20211129_DDA chromosome 10, aPleWal1.hap1.20221129, whole genome shotgun sequence genomic region:
- the LOC138262159 gene encoding anaphase-promoting complex subunit 13, producing MTMDSEVLRDGRIVDLIDDAWREDKLPYEDVAIPVNELPEPEQDSDGTTESVKEQETKWTDLALQYLHENIPPAGS from the coding sequence ATGACTATGGATAGCGAGGTGCTTCGAGACGGAAGAATAGTGGACCTTATTGATGATGCTTGGCGGGAGGATAAACTTCCCTACGAGGATGTTGCCATTCCGGTGAATGAACTGCCTGAGCCAGAGCAGGACAGTGATGGCACTACTGAGTCTGTAAAGGAACAGGAAACCAAATGGACAGATTTAGCATTGCAGTACTTGCACGAAAATATCCCACCAGCTGGAAGCTAG